In a single window of the Papaver somniferum cultivar HN1 chromosome 8, ASM357369v1, whole genome shotgun sequence genome:
- the LOC113303286 gene encoding peptidyl-prolyl cis-trans isomerase FKBP43-like: MSFWGVEVLPGKPFIQRFSKSRRKLHISQATLSSNVATGYTIHCQCNVREKNPILLCSLNTTYQRSSHIDVEFGEDDGDILLSVTGNGSNDYGVHLTGYYISDASINGHGVIGKIKSEEENVAEDNAAKNSSGESQSREGNNKVEKMKRFNFGFILKMILLIFLVLFILGRIISTFESYEVQPKVCTCWM, encoded by the exons GAGTGGAAGTGCTACCTGGAAAACCGTTCATTCAGCGCTTCTCGAAATCAAGAAGAAAGCTTCACATCTCTCAG GCGACTCTCTCATCTAATGTTGCTACTGGTTACACAATTCACTGTCAGTGTAACGTAAGGGAAAAGAATCCAATTCTTTTGTGCTCGCTTAATACGACCTACCAACGGTCTAGTCATATTGATGTTGAGTTCGGGGAAGATGATGGGGATATTTTACTTTCAGTTACTGGTAATGGCAGTAATGACTATGGTGTACATCTTACTGGTTATTATATCAGTGATGCTTCTATTAACGGCCACG gtgtaATTGGAAAGATAAAGTCTGAAGAAGAAAATGTTGCGGAAGATAATGCTGCCAAGAATTCCTCTGGTGAAAGTCAAAGCAGGGAAGGAAATAACAAGGTGGAAAAGATGAAAAGGTTCAACTTTGGATTTATCCTGAAGATGATTCTGCTGATTTTTCTTGTGTTGTTCATTTTGGGTCGCATTATTTCTACATTCGAGTCATATGAGGTTCAGCCAAAAGTTTGCACCTGTTGGATGTAG